One window of the Spirochaetota bacterium genome contains the following:
- a CDS encoding tetratricopeptide repeat protein, with protein MERIVIVLLALAVSACVAPGKAVIDKNDTPLTLSEKALDYFNNKEYGVAIGYYQAIIDNFKKDQFEKEIAWAYYEIGFCYYTMGDNEKALKYLSIVLNDSSVQAPRVLAEKIKQKISAQMNTGPK; from the coding sequence ATGGAACGGATAGTGATCGTCCTTCTTGCATTGGCCGTCTCGGCCTGCGTCGCTCCCGGAAAAGCGGTGATCGACAAGAACGATACACCGCTCACGCTCTCGGAGAAAGCACTCGACTACTTCAACAATAAGGAATACGGTGTTGCGATCGGGTACTACCAGGCCATCATCGATAATTTCAAGAAGGACCAGTTCGAGAAGGAGATAGCCTGGGCGTACTACGAGATCGGCTTCTGCTACTACACCATGGGCGACAATGAGAAGGCGCTCAAGTATCTCTCGATAGTCCTCAACGATTCGTCGGTACAGGCGCCGCGGGTGCTCGCCGAAAAGATCAAGCAAAAGATATCTGCGCAGATGAATACAGGCCCGAAATAA